A single window of Candidatus Eisenbacteria bacterium DNA harbors:
- a CDS encoding isoprenylcysteine carboxylmethyltransferase family protein, which produces MIQLVLLVVIVVFPISEVALAFVKRSSSRAAQSEDRGSMRLLWLSVALGIALANAAQWIPSARFQGPRYTIHLIALGLLVSGLAIRWAAILTLGRFFTVDVAIHSNHAVVQTGLYRFIRHPSYTGLLLAFMGLGVSSANLLSILGLLIPIALAVLNRVAKEEKALLSSLGSEYAAYCARTKRFIPGLL; this is translated from the coding sequence ATGATTCAACTCGTTCTATTAGTAGTGATCGTAGTTTTCCCCATCTCGGAGGTTGCGCTTGCTTTCGTGAAGCGCTCAAGCAGTCGTGCTGCGCAAAGCGAAGATCGTGGCTCAATGCGCCTGCTCTGGCTCAGTGTTGCTCTCGGCATCGCGTTGGCCAACGCCGCTCAGTGGATTCCCTCGGCTCGTTTCCAAGGACCTAGGTATACGATCCATCTCATCGCGCTTGGTCTACTGGTGAGCGGCCTCGCCATACGCTGGGCGGCCATCCTCACGCTCGGCCGATTCTTCACGGTCGACGTGGCCATCCATTCCAACCACGCGGTTGTTCAGACGGGACTTTACCGCTTCATCCGTCACCCGTCCTACACCGGCCTTCTCCTCGCCTTCATGGGTCTGGGTGTGTCCTCCGCCAACTTGCTGAGTATCCTGGGGCTTCTTATTCCCATCGCCCTCGCAGTGCTCAACCGCGTGGCGAAGGAAGAAAAGGCCTTGCTCTCTTCCCTGGGTTCTGAGTACGCAGCCTACTGTGCTCGTACCAAGCGGTTCATCCCTGGCCTGCTCTAA